A window of the Vespa velutina chromosome 7, iVesVel2.1, whole genome shotgun sequence genome harbors these coding sequences:
- the LOC124950567 gene encoding prefoldin subunit 1, whose amino-acid sequence MARVPDQELKKAFSELHEKMVDTTQKLKLADVQIEKLKRTKQRAQLTVKEITSLPPDTRTYESIGRMFLFDDIENIKAGLENRMKTVDEKVQTLENNKTYLQKSLKESENNLREMIQQRQSKDASG is encoded by the coding sequence atggCAAGGGTACCGGatcaagaattaaaaaaggCATTTTCGGAATTGCATGAGAAAATGGTTGATACCACACAAAAATTAAAACTGGCTGAtgtacaaatagaaaaattaaaacgtacGAAACAACGTGCACAGCTTACCGTCAAAGAGATAACCTCATTGCCACCGGATACAAGAACTTACGAATCCATTGGTCGAATGTTTTTATTTgatgatattgaaaatataaaagctgGTTTggaaaatagaatgaaaacaGTGGACGAGAAGGTACAAAccttagaaaataataaaacttatttGCAAAAGAGCttgaaagagagtgaaaataATCTGAGAGAGATGATACAACAAAGACAAAGTAAGGATGCATCTGGCTGA